One segment of Thunnus thynnus chromosome 19, fThuThy2.1, whole genome shotgun sequence DNA contains the following:
- the atp6v0a2a gene encoding V-type proton ATPase 116 kDa subunit a 2 isoform X1, whose amino-acid sequence MVFRSEEMCLAQLFLQSGSEYDCISELGELGLVEFRDLNPSVSSFQRRFVSEIKRCEEMERILGYLLREIQKAHIAVPEEDESPLAPPPRQVLEIMEQLQRLEMELSEVARNKEKLRRNLLELTEYTHMLKITRTFIHSRSRHEALGPQYEEFPTMETDSVTGCTGMQRLGAKLGFVSGLIQRVKVEAFERMLWRVCKGYTILSYTEVDENLADLDTGEISKSVVFLISFWGDQIGQKVQKICDCYHCHLYPHPENDEERADVLDSLRTRIQDLNNVLHRTEDYLRQVLQKASESAYTWVVQVKKMKAIYHILNLCSFDVTNKCLIAEVWCPVSDLANLRGALEEGSRKGDATVPSFVNRIPSTDTPPTLLRTNKFTSGFQSIVEAYGVGDYREVSPAPYTIITFPFLFAVMFGDLGHGMVMSLFALWMVLTEKTQKKKRSSNEIWMTFFNGRYIILMMGLFSIYTGLIYNDCFSKSLNIFGSGWSVNAMFTSQQWTNKTLQTNTLLTLDPNVSGVFSGPYPFGIDPIWNMAVNRLSFLNSYKMKMSVIIGVIHMSFGVVLSVFNHLHFRQKYNVYLLFLPELLFLLCLFGYLVFMIFYKWLAFGARDSSQAPSILIHFINMFVMQGNNISPLFPGQTGLQIFLLVIAMLSVPVLLLGKPLFLYWMYRGGKGLGRRRGYERVRRVSEDDNSTAPSYEDDEEEGLDEMTSREALPKEFDFADVLLHQAIHTIEYCLGCISNTASYLRLWALSLAHAQLSEVLWAMVMRLGLRITTRVGVAFLVPVFGLFATLTVSILLVMEGLSAFLHALRLHWVEFQNKFYHGTGVKFLPFDFSLLPSVFEQDGLL is encoded by the exons ATGGTGTTTCGGAGTGAGGAGATGTGCTTGGCGCAATTGTTCCTGCAGTCCGGCTCTGAATATGACTGCATCAGTGAGCTCGGAGAGCTGGGTCTGGTCGAGTTTCGAGAT CTCAACCCAAGTGTCAGCTCATTCCAGCGTCGCTTCGTCAGCGAAATCAAGAGATGTGAGGAGATGGAGAGGATTCTGG GTTACCTTCTGAGGGAGATTCAAAAGGCTCATATAGCCGTTCCTGAGGAGGATGAGAGTCCACTTGCACCTCCCCCCAGACAAGTCCTAGAGATCATG GAGCAGCTTCAGAGGCTGGAGATGGAGCTCAGCGAGGTAGCgagaaacaaagagaagctGCGGAGGAACCTCCTGGAGCTCACggagtacacacacatgctgaagATCACGCGGACCTTCATACACAGCCGCTCGAGA CATGAGGCTCTTGGTCCCCAGTATGAAGAATTCCCCACCATGGAGACAGACTCGGTGACAGGATGCACCGGTATGCAAAGACTTGGAGCAAAGCTGGG GTTTGTTTCAGGTCTTATCCAACGGGTGAAGGTCGAGGCCTTCGAGCGCATGTTATGGCGAGTTTGTAAGGGTTACACCATCCTCAGCTACACAGAAGTGGATGAGAACCTCGCTGATCTCGACACT GGTGAGATAAGCAAAAGTGTTGTGTTCCTCATCTCTTTCTGGGGAGACCAGATTGGGCAGAAAGTTCAGAAAATCTGTGATTG TTACCACTGCCATCTTTATCCACACCCTGAGAATGACGAGGAGAGGGCAGATGTGTTGGACAGCTTAAGGACACGCATCCAAGATCTTAACAAT GTGCTGCACCGCACCGAGGACTACCTGAGGCAGGTTCTGCAGAAGGCCTCGGAGTCGGCATATACCTGGGTTGTGCAGGTGAAAAAGATGAAGGCAATCTATCATATCCTCAACCTCTGCAGCTTCGATGTTACCAACAAGTGTCTGATTGCTGAAGTGTGGTGTCCCGTCAGTGACCTGGCAAACCTGCGGGGGGCACTAGAAGAAGGCTCA AGAAAAGGTGATGCCACTGTACCATCCTTTGTGAACCGCATCCCAAGCACTGACACTCCACCTACCCTGTTAAGAACGAATAAGTTCACGTCGGGGTTTCAGAGCATTGTGGAGGCTTATGGGGTGGGGGACTATCGCGAGGTAAGCCCAG CTCCCTACACCATCATCACGTTCCCCTTTCTGTTTGCTGTGATGTTCGGCGACCTCGGGCACGGGATGGTAATGAGTCTCTTTGCGCTGTGGATGGTGCTGACGGAAAAGACGCAGAAGAAGAAACGGTCCAGTAATGAG ATATGGATGACGTTCTTCAACGGACGTTACATCATCCTAATGATGGGGCTTTTCTCCATCTACACTGGGCTCATTTACAACGACTGTTTCTCCAAGTCTCTTAATATATTTGGCTCTGGCTGGAGTGTCAACGCTATGTTCACAAGTCAGCAGTGGAC AAACAAAACGCTTCAAACAAACACTTTGCTCACGTTAGACCCCAATGTCAGTGGTGTTTTCAGTGGGCCGTATCCATTTGGCATTGATCCT ATATGGAACATGGCAGTGAACCGGCTGTCCTTCCTAAACTCCTATAAGATGAAGATGTCAGTCATCATTGGCGTCATCCACATGAGCTTCGGAGTGGTGTTGAGTGTCTTCAATCATTT GCACTTCCGACAGAAATATAACGTCTATCTGCTGTTTCTTCCTGAGCTGCTCTTCCTGCTCTGTCTCTTTGGCTACCTGGTCTTCATGATTTTCTACAAGTGGTTGGCTTTTGGCGCACGAGACTCCAGCCAGGCTCCCAGCATCCTCATCCACTTCATCAACATGTTCGTCATGCAGGGGAACAACATCAGTCCTCTGTTCCCAGGACAG ACTGGGCTGCAGATTTTCCTACTTGTGATAGCTATGCTGTCAGTTCCTGTGCTGCTGTTAGGAAAACCTCTTTTCTTGTATTGGATGTATCGTGGAGGCAAAGGCCTGGGCAGACGCAGA GGTTATGAGAGGGTGCGGCGTGTGAGTGAGGATGACAATTCCACAGCACCATCctatgaagatgatgaagaggagggacTTGATGAAATGACCAGCAGAGAAGCTCTTCCCAAAGAG tttgacTTTGCGGATGTGCTCCTGCACCAGGCCATTCACACCATAGAGTACTGCCTGGGCTGCATTTCTAACACAGCATCCTACCTGCGTCTCTGGGCGCTCAGCTTGGCTCACGCCC AGCTGTCAGAGGTGTTGTGGGCCATGGTGATGCGTCTGGGTCTAAGGATCACCACCAGAGTGGGCGTCGCGTTTTTAGTCCCTGTATTCGGCCTCTTTGCCACGCTCACCGTGTCCATCCTGCTGGTCATGGAAGGCTTATCAGCGTTCCTCCATGCGCTCCGCCTCCACTG GGTGGAGTTTCAGAACAAATTCTACCACGGGACCGGTGTCAAGTTTTTGCCCTTCGACTTCTCGCTTCTGCCCTCCGTTTTTGAGCAAGACGGCTTGCTTTAA
- the atp6v0a2a gene encoding V-type proton ATPase 116 kDa subunit a 2 isoform X2 — protein MVFRSEEMCLAQLFLQSGSEYDCISELGELGLVEFRDLNPSVSSFQRRFVSEIKRCEEMERILGYLLREIQKAHIAVPEEDESPLAPPPRQVLEIMEQLQRLEMELSEVARNKEKLRRNLLELTEYTHMLKITRTFIHSRSRYEEFPTMETDSVTGCTGMQRLGAKLGFVSGLIQRVKVEAFERMLWRVCKGYTILSYTEVDENLADLDTGEISKSVVFLISFWGDQIGQKVQKICDCYHCHLYPHPENDEERADVLDSLRTRIQDLNNVLHRTEDYLRQVLQKASESAYTWVVQVKKMKAIYHILNLCSFDVTNKCLIAEVWCPVSDLANLRGALEEGSRKGDATVPSFVNRIPSTDTPPTLLRTNKFTSGFQSIVEAYGVGDYREVSPAPYTIITFPFLFAVMFGDLGHGMVMSLFALWMVLTEKTQKKKRSSNEIWMTFFNGRYIILMMGLFSIYTGLIYNDCFSKSLNIFGSGWSVNAMFTSQQWTNKTLQTNTLLTLDPNVSGVFSGPYPFGIDPIWNMAVNRLSFLNSYKMKMSVIIGVIHMSFGVVLSVFNHLHFRQKYNVYLLFLPELLFLLCLFGYLVFMIFYKWLAFGARDSSQAPSILIHFINMFVMQGNNISPLFPGQTGLQIFLLVIAMLSVPVLLLGKPLFLYWMYRGGKGLGRRRGYERVRRVSEDDNSTAPSYEDDEEEGLDEMTSREALPKEFDFADVLLHQAIHTIEYCLGCISNTASYLRLWALSLAHAQLSEVLWAMVMRLGLRITTRVGVAFLVPVFGLFATLTVSILLVMEGLSAFLHALRLHWVEFQNKFYHGTGVKFLPFDFSLLPSVFEQDGLL, from the exons ATGGTGTTTCGGAGTGAGGAGATGTGCTTGGCGCAATTGTTCCTGCAGTCCGGCTCTGAATATGACTGCATCAGTGAGCTCGGAGAGCTGGGTCTGGTCGAGTTTCGAGAT CTCAACCCAAGTGTCAGCTCATTCCAGCGTCGCTTCGTCAGCGAAATCAAGAGATGTGAGGAGATGGAGAGGATTCTGG GTTACCTTCTGAGGGAGATTCAAAAGGCTCATATAGCCGTTCCTGAGGAGGATGAGAGTCCACTTGCACCTCCCCCCAGACAAGTCCTAGAGATCATG GAGCAGCTTCAGAGGCTGGAGATGGAGCTCAGCGAGGTAGCgagaaacaaagagaagctGCGGAGGAACCTCCTGGAGCTCACggagtacacacacatgctgaagATCACGCGGACCTTCATACACAGCCGCTCGAGA TATGAAGAATTCCCCACCATGGAGACAGACTCGGTGACAGGATGCACCGGTATGCAAAGACTTGGAGCAAAGCTGGG GTTTGTTTCAGGTCTTATCCAACGGGTGAAGGTCGAGGCCTTCGAGCGCATGTTATGGCGAGTTTGTAAGGGTTACACCATCCTCAGCTACACAGAAGTGGATGAGAACCTCGCTGATCTCGACACT GGTGAGATAAGCAAAAGTGTTGTGTTCCTCATCTCTTTCTGGGGAGACCAGATTGGGCAGAAAGTTCAGAAAATCTGTGATTG TTACCACTGCCATCTTTATCCACACCCTGAGAATGACGAGGAGAGGGCAGATGTGTTGGACAGCTTAAGGACACGCATCCAAGATCTTAACAAT GTGCTGCACCGCACCGAGGACTACCTGAGGCAGGTTCTGCAGAAGGCCTCGGAGTCGGCATATACCTGGGTTGTGCAGGTGAAAAAGATGAAGGCAATCTATCATATCCTCAACCTCTGCAGCTTCGATGTTACCAACAAGTGTCTGATTGCTGAAGTGTGGTGTCCCGTCAGTGACCTGGCAAACCTGCGGGGGGCACTAGAAGAAGGCTCA AGAAAAGGTGATGCCACTGTACCATCCTTTGTGAACCGCATCCCAAGCACTGACACTCCACCTACCCTGTTAAGAACGAATAAGTTCACGTCGGGGTTTCAGAGCATTGTGGAGGCTTATGGGGTGGGGGACTATCGCGAGGTAAGCCCAG CTCCCTACACCATCATCACGTTCCCCTTTCTGTTTGCTGTGATGTTCGGCGACCTCGGGCACGGGATGGTAATGAGTCTCTTTGCGCTGTGGATGGTGCTGACGGAAAAGACGCAGAAGAAGAAACGGTCCAGTAATGAG ATATGGATGACGTTCTTCAACGGACGTTACATCATCCTAATGATGGGGCTTTTCTCCATCTACACTGGGCTCATTTACAACGACTGTTTCTCCAAGTCTCTTAATATATTTGGCTCTGGCTGGAGTGTCAACGCTATGTTCACAAGTCAGCAGTGGAC AAACAAAACGCTTCAAACAAACACTTTGCTCACGTTAGACCCCAATGTCAGTGGTGTTTTCAGTGGGCCGTATCCATTTGGCATTGATCCT ATATGGAACATGGCAGTGAACCGGCTGTCCTTCCTAAACTCCTATAAGATGAAGATGTCAGTCATCATTGGCGTCATCCACATGAGCTTCGGAGTGGTGTTGAGTGTCTTCAATCATTT GCACTTCCGACAGAAATATAACGTCTATCTGCTGTTTCTTCCTGAGCTGCTCTTCCTGCTCTGTCTCTTTGGCTACCTGGTCTTCATGATTTTCTACAAGTGGTTGGCTTTTGGCGCACGAGACTCCAGCCAGGCTCCCAGCATCCTCATCCACTTCATCAACATGTTCGTCATGCAGGGGAACAACATCAGTCCTCTGTTCCCAGGACAG ACTGGGCTGCAGATTTTCCTACTTGTGATAGCTATGCTGTCAGTTCCTGTGCTGCTGTTAGGAAAACCTCTTTTCTTGTATTGGATGTATCGTGGAGGCAAAGGCCTGGGCAGACGCAGA GGTTATGAGAGGGTGCGGCGTGTGAGTGAGGATGACAATTCCACAGCACCATCctatgaagatgatgaagaggagggacTTGATGAAATGACCAGCAGAGAAGCTCTTCCCAAAGAG tttgacTTTGCGGATGTGCTCCTGCACCAGGCCATTCACACCATAGAGTACTGCCTGGGCTGCATTTCTAACACAGCATCCTACCTGCGTCTCTGGGCGCTCAGCTTGGCTCACGCCC AGCTGTCAGAGGTGTTGTGGGCCATGGTGATGCGTCTGGGTCTAAGGATCACCACCAGAGTGGGCGTCGCGTTTTTAGTCCCTGTATTCGGCCTCTTTGCCACGCTCACCGTGTCCATCCTGCTGGTCATGGAAGGCTTATCAGCGTTCCTCCATGCGCTCCGCCTCCACTG GGTGGAGTTTCAGAACAAATTCTACCACGGGACCGGTGTCAAGTTTTTGCCCTTCGACTTCTCGCTTCTGCCCTCCGTTTTTGAGCAAGACGGCTTGCTTTAA